The following nucleotide sequence is from Mycobacterium sp. Z3061.
GGACGCCCTTGACCTCGGCGCCCCACTTGCGGGCCACCTTGAGACCGCTTTCCACGGCCTCGGCGCCCGAGTTCATCGGCAACACCATGTCCTTGCCGCAGAGGTCGGCCAGCGCCGCACAGAAGGGGCCGAGGCGGTCGGAATGGAAGGCGCGGCTCACCAGCGTGACGGTGTCGAGCTGGGCGTGCGCCGTCGCGATGATCTCGGGGTGGCGGTGACCGAAGTTGACCGCGGAGTAGGCCGCCAGGCAGTCCAGGTAGCGGCGGCCGTCCACATCGGTGATCCAGGCCCCCTCAGCACTGGATGCCACCACCGGAAGCGGTGAATAGTTATGGGCTGCATGCCTTTCCACCAGAGCGATGGACGTGTCGGTCAGGTCGGCCAATACCGTCATGAGTGCACCTCCAATGTGCAGCACTTCACCGAACCGCCACCTTTGAGCAGTTCGGACAGGTCGACCCCGATCGGCTCGAAGTCGGCGGTACGCAGCTGGTGCGCGAAACCAGTTGCCGCAGCGGGCAGTACCACATGGCGGCCGTCGGAGACGGCGTTGAGCCCGAACAGGTAGGCATCGGCGGTGCCGACGACGATCGCGTCGGCGAACAACGCCCGCAACTGGGTCTGGGCCGATTCACTGAACGCCGGCGGGTAGTACGCGATCGTGCGCTCGTCCAGGACGGCCAGCGCGGTATCCAGGTGGTAGAAACGAGGATCGACCAGTTCGAGCGACACAACCGGCATCCGCAGCGCCGCCGCGATCTCGGCGTGCGCCCGCTGGTCGGTGCGAAACCCGTAGCCCGCCAACACCATATCGCCGATGAGCAGCAGATCGCCCTGCCCCTCGTTGACGTGGCGAGTGGATACCGGCCGGTATCCGACCGAGGACATCCAACTCGCGTACGCACGGGATTCCTCGGCGCGCTCGGCGAACCGGAACCTGGCGACGACGGCGATGTCCTGAGCGATGAAGCCGCCGTTGGCCGCGTACACCATGTCCGGCAGGCCCGTCACCGGCTCGACCACGTCCACCCGGTGGCCGAGCCGGATGTAGGTCTGGCGCAGCCGCTCCCACTGCGCGTTCGCGCGGCCGAGGTCGACCGCCGCCGTGGGGTCCATCCACGGATTGATGGCGTACTCGACGGCGAAGAAGGCCGGCGGTGTCATCACGTAGTGGCGGGCGGTCGGTGTCCGTTCGGCCCGCGTGGCGTGCCGCAACCCAGGCACAAGCCGAGCCTCAACATAGTTGTCCGTCATAAATATCAACGCTATTGGCCGGTTCTGGCGCAAGCAAACGATGTATATTGCGCATTTACCATTGATATGTTGCGCTAGACTCTCCACAGCGGCGATTTGTTGCGTGAACCGGTTGGAGGTGCCTCTTGGACCGCCTGGACGAGATGGACGAGCGCATCCTGGTCGAACTCGCCGAGCATGCCCGGGCCACGTTCGCGGAGATCGGTCAGAAGGTGAATCTGTCCGCGCCGGCGGTGAAGCGCCGGGTGGACCGGATGCTCGACAGCGGGGTGATCCGGGGCTTCACCGCCGTCGTCGACCACAATGCGCTCGGCTGGAATACCGAGGCGTACGTGCAGGTGTTCTGCCACGGCCGGATTGCGCCAGAGAAGCTGCGCGAAGCGTGGGTGGACATTCCCGAGGTGGTCAGCGCGGCCACCGTGACCGGCACCTCGGACGCGATCCTGCACGTGCTTGCGCGTGACATGCGGCATCTGGAGGCCGCGCTGGAACGCATCCGCTCCAGCGCCGACATCGAGCGCAGCGAGAGCATCGTGGTCCTGTCCAACCTGATCGACCGGATGCGGCCGTAACCGGGCCGCCACCCAGTCAGCGCGCCGTGAGGATCGTCTGAATCGCCACGCCCGCGCCGCAGACCAGGACGGCGATGGTCAGCGCCACCCAGTCCGACAGCTTGGGCCGCCGCGGGTGGGCCGACAGCTGGCCGGTGCCGCCGCGGGCGGTGATCGCATCGCCCATCTCGTCGGCGCGGCGCAGGGTCACCGTGATGGTGGCCGCGAGCAGGTCGATGACCTCCAGCCTGCGTTGCTGGCGCCTCTCTTTACGGTTGCGCGGCGCCGGTTTCGGCCGGAGCCGGCGCGCCGCGTACAGCACCTGGAACTCGTCGATCAGCATCGGGAAGGCGCGCAGCGCCAACGCCAATGCCACCGCCCATTCGTCGATCGGCAGCCGCAACAAGCGCAGCGGCCGGCCCAAAGTGGCCACCGCAGGCCCGATTTCGGCGACGTTGGTGGTGTAGGACACCAGACCGCCCAATGCCAGTAGCACCAGTGTGAGCGCGGTGATCCGCAGAAAGTTCAAGAGACCGCCGAGCCCAACCTCGAGACCCGCCACCGAGACCAGCGGATCACCACCGGCCAGCGCCGCGGTGAAACCACCGATACCGATGACGATCCACAACCAGCGCGGTATCGACGGCAGAGCGCCACGCGGGATGTGCGCGGTCCAGATCGCCGCCAGCACCAAGGCCGCGGCACACCCGATCGTCACCCAGCCCGGGTAGAACGCCAGCAGCACCGAGATGCCGAATACCACCAGCAATTTCGTCCCGGCCCACAGGTCGTGGATGGGCGAGCTGCCGGGTATCGGAACCAGCAACACCACCGGGCGACCGGGCTTACGGTTCTCGCGCTGCCTCGGGTGCGATGTCGTCGTCACGACACACCCCCTGGGCGCATGCCGGACGTCGAGGCCGTCTCCAGCACGCCGTCACGCAGGTGCAGGGTGCGCGGGCAGAGGCTTTCCATCCCGACGAGATCGTGCGAGATGACCACCACGGTCAGACCCCGCTCGCGGCGCAGATCCTCCAGCAGGCGCAGCAGCCCGCTCTGGCTTTCGGCGTCCAGTCCGGCCAGCGGCTCGTCGAGGATCAAGGCTTTGGGCTGGCAGGCAAGCAGCCCCGCCAGGACCACCCGACGCATCTGACCACCACTGAGTTTGTCGATGCTACGGCCGGCCAGCGCAGGGTCGAGTCCGACGACGCCCAGCGCCGCGATGACCCGTTCGTGGTCCCGGTGCGAAAAACCGGCCGCTGAGGCCACTTCCAAGTCGACGCGGCTGCGCATCAGCTGCAGCCGGGCCGCCTGGAACGACAGAGCCACCGCGCCCACCTGCTCATCGGTGGGACGCCCGTCGAGCAGGCACACACCACTCGTCGGTGTCGTCAAACCGGCCATGATCCACGCCAATGTCGACTTGCCCGAACCGTTTCCGCCGTGGATCAGCACGCCGTCGCCTTGCTCCACCTGGAAATTGATGTCGCGCAACGCTGTCTTGGCCCACGGGGTCCCGACGCCGTATTCATGGCCGACGCCGACGAGTTCGAGCGTCGACCCGCTACGCGTTCCGCCCACTCCCACGGTCGGCATCTGTGCGTCCCCGGCGGGCTGGACCATTCCGGAGTTGTCCGGGGAATCGCTGAGTTTGATTGTGCGGTCCGCGGATTGGGCCTCGTTGTTGTAATGCGTGATGTGCACCAGTGCCGTCCGGTGCCGTTTCGTGAGACCGGACAGCACGTTCAGCAAGCCCTCGCGGCCCTGCTGGTCGACCATCGTGGTGACCTCGTCGGCGATCAGCATGGCGGGCTCACGCGCCAACGCCGCTGCGAGCGCCAGCCGCTGTAGTTCACCGCCGGACAGGCTGCCGGTGTCGCGTTCGGCTAGGTCTTCCAGCCCCACCTCGCGCAGCAGTGTGTCGACGTCGGTCTTGGTGCCCGGCGGCAGCCCCCACACCACGTCGTCGGCGACCCGGGTGCCGAGCACCTGGCTTTCGGGATGTTGCAGGACGACCGCCGTGCCGCCGAGCTTGCCCAGACCCACCGCACCCGGGCGCTGCACGGTGCCCGAAGTCGGCTCCCGTCCGGCCAGGATCAACATCAGCGTGGTCTTGCCGGAGCCGTTGGCGCCGGTGATCGCGACGTGTTCGGCCGCACCGATGTCCAGGCTGATCTCGCGCAACGCGTCCTGGCCGGCGCCCGGGTAGCGGAAACGCACGTGGTCCAGGCGCACCGGAACGGGGCCGACGGTGGCATCGGCGACGTCGCCGATGGGGGCGTCCAGCTTGTGCACGTCCGGGATGCCCCGCATCCGCTCCAGCAGTCGAGACAGTGCCCACCACCCGATCAGCGAGATGAAGACAACCCCAACGGCGACGCTGCCGAGCAGCACCAGCTGCCAGTAGTGCAGCGCCCCGGCGTACACCTTCTTCAGCCAGAACCCGGCATCCTGCAGACCCACCCGCCCGAAGAAGGAGGCCAGTCCGTTCACGTTCGCGCTGATCGCGTCGCGCATCAGGTGACGCAGGCGCGTCAGAACCATCAGAATTCCGACGTTGCCGGCCCCGAACACCAGTCCGGCGATCACCGACGAGACGACCACCGTGGGCGTGCCGCGGCCCCGCCGCTTGATGATTCCGGTCAGCCCGCCGATGTAGGCGCTCTGGATGACGCCCATCAACCCGCCACCGCCGGCGATCAGGAAGGCGATGACGCCGGCTGCGATCGTCGCCGTGATCAGCACCCGCAGGCGGTAGCGGTACGCGAGTAACCCGGTCGGGACGGTGCCCAGCAGCGCCAGTCCCGCGGCAAACGGCACCACGACGGAGATGATGGCGGTCACCGCGCACAGCGCGGCCATCACCGACGCCTGTGCCAACTCACTCGGTCGCAGCGGTCCACCCCGAGCGCGCGAAGGGGGTGGCCCGATCTCGCTCACTCGACCGATTCTGCCAGGTCCACTCGCCGCAGGATGACCAGCACGCAGGCCCTCGGGCATTTAACTCGACGGCCTTCACGATTGGTCTCGCATAGCAAAGCTATGCAACGATGGACATATGACTTCGTCCGCCGCGGCTAAAGACGCCGGCGTCGCGCACGGTCTGGGAGCCGACCTGCTGGCAGTGGTCGCGCGGTTGAACCGGCTGGCCACCCAGCGCATCCAGATGCCGTTGCCGTCGGCGCAGGCCAGGTTGCTGGCAACCATCGAAGCTCAGGGGGAAGCCCGCATCGGCGACCTGGCCGCCGTCGACCACTGTTCCCAGCCGACGATGACAACCCAGGTGCGCCGACTCGAGGACGCCGGACTCGTGTCGCGCACCATCGACCCGGGTGACGCCCGCGCCGTCCGCATCAAAATCACGCCGAAGGGTGTGCACACGCTCAACGCGGTGCGCCGGGACCGGGCCGCCGCCATCGAACCGCAACTCGCGCGCCTCGATGCCGCCGACCGTCAGGTGCTGACCGATGCCGTCGAGGTATTGCGGCGTCTGCTCGAGAACGCCGCCAACGCGCCGGGCCGCCACACACTCTGATCGGCTCAGCGCGGGTGGAGGGACCGGGTGAACGGGTAGACACTTGAGTCAGCACTCCACGATGAAAGGTGACGGCCATCCCTGACGTCTCCCCGTTGACCGTATGGGTCGGATCGGTGCGGTACGTCTTCGCGCCGGGCCGCGATGTGATCGTGGGACACGGCGGACACTGTGACGTCCGACTGGACCCCGATGGCCCCGGACTTGACGGTGAACCCGTCCCCGACGTGGTGCTGCGCTTCGCCGGCACCCACTGGCTGGCCGTCGATCAGAGCCACCGAGGCCTGTTCCTCGATGGGATGCGGATGTCGACGATCGACATCCGCGACGGTCAGACGATCGCGATCGGCGACCCGCAGCGCGGACCGCGGCTGAGTTTCCAGGTCACCGCTCCTGACGACGCGCCACCGCCCACCACCGATCCGATGGGGGTGAGGACGCCGGTGCCTCCACCCGTCCCGGCGCCGCCCGATATCCCCGACGAACCCGCCACCACCAGCATCCCCGCCCAACCCGCGGAATTGCCGGCCGAACCCGCCACCACCAGCATCCCCGCCCAACCCGCCGAATTCCCGGCCGAACCCGCCACCACCGGCATTCCGGCCGAACCCGCCGACGAACCCGCCACCACCAGCATCCCCGCCCCACCCACCGAATTCCCGGCCGAACCCGCCACCACCGGCATCCCGGCCCAACCCGCCGACGAACCCGCCACCACCAGCATCCCGGCCCAACCCGCGGCGGGGTACGGCCCGGTCGAACCTTCCCCGCTGGAAAGACCCACCAGGCCGTTCCGGTACGTCCCGGCGGACGCACCTCCCGTCCTGCCGCCTCCGCACGACGCCCCGGCCAAGCTGCCTGGGCTGGTCGAGCGGATGACCGAGGCGGGCCGCAGGATGCTCCCCGGCGGCGACGACAACCCACTCGACGAGCTCCCGCCCCAGACCAGCCGGTTGCCGCTGCTGCCGGGCGCGCGGACGATCGGCGTGGCCGGTCACCAGCTCGGTCTCACCGTCGATGGCCACGAACTGCTGTCGAACGTCACGTTCACGGCACCCCCGGGATCACTGATCGCGGTCGTCGGGCCGACGGCAGCGCGCAATTTCGCACTGACCGGCCTGCTCGCCGGAACCCGCCGGCTGACCTCAGGTCTACTGACAGTGGACGGCCACGACGTGCACGCCGAGCCCGATGTGCAGCGACTGCGAATCGGTGCGGTGGCGCGCGACAACCGGGTGCATCCCCGGCTCACCGTGGAGCGAGCCCTGGAATACGCGGCCGCGCTGCGGTTGCCGCCGGACGCCTCGCCGGAGAACCGGGACCGGGTCGTCCATCAGGTTCTCGACGAGCTCGAGCTGACCCCGCACCGCACGACCCGGGTCGCCAAGTTGCCCCCCGAAGCGCGCCGGTGCGTGTCGCTGGCGGTCGAGTTGGTCACCAGGCCGTCGCTGCTGGTGGTCGAGGGGCCGGGAGCCGGGCTGGATCCGGTGCAGGAGAAGCACGTCATGGCGCTGCTGCGCCGGCAGGCCGACCTCGGCTGCGTGGTGGTGGTGGCCGGCACTTCGCCGGTCTACCTCAACATGTGCGACCAGGTGTTACTGCTCACCCCCGCAGGCCAGTTGGCGTTCGCCGGGCCGCCCTCGCATATCGACTCGGCGCTGGGCACCACCGACTGGTTCGAAATCTTCGGGCGAATCAGCGCGGACCCGCACGGCGCCCACCACGCCTTCCTGATGCGACAGCAGTCTTCGGTCTCGCCGACGCCGCCGTCGGTAGCCAGGCCGCAGCGGCTCGCGCCCGTCCCCGGCTTCGGGCAGCAGTTCCGGCTGCTGGTCCGTCGTCAGCTGCGACTGCTGTCGTCGAGCCCGGTGTATTCGCTCTTCCTGCTGGCGCTCCCCTTCGTGTTGGGAGCGTTGACATTGTTGATCCCCGGCAATTCCGGGTTGACCCGGCCCGGCCCGTCGTCTGCCAACGCGCACGAAGCGATCGAGATCCTGGCCGCGCTCAACTTCGCCGCGGTGCTCATGGGCACCACCGTCACCATTGGCAGCCTCGTCTCCGAACGCCGGATCTTCCGGCGGGAACAGAGAATCGGATTGTCGGCATCGCCCTACCTACTCGCCAAACTCGCCGTATTCGGTGTGGTCGCCGCCGCGCAAGCCGCCGTTCTGACCGCCATCGTCATCGTCGGCAAAGGCGGGCCGAAACACGGCGCGGCGCTGCTCGGCACGTCCCCACTGGCGGCGGGCATCGAGCTTTACGTCAGCGTGGCGGCGACGGCCATTGTCTCGGCGATCGTGGGCCTGGCGCTGTCGTCGCTGGGCAAGTCGATAGCCGAGGTGGTGCCGCTGTTGATCCCGGCGCTGCTGGCCTCGCTGTTGTTCGCGGGTGGGTTGGCCTCGCTGGGGGGGACCTGGGGCTACGACCAGGTCTCGTGGTTCATTCCGGCCCAGTGGGGTTTTGCGGCCGCGGCCGCCACGGTGGATTTGCGCCGGATTGACAAGCTGGCGGACCACAACGCGATGTGGAGCCACTACTCGGGTTGGTGGGTATTCGACATGCTCATGCTCGGGGTCCTCGGCGCGGTGTGGCTCGGGATTGTCCGCTACCGATTGCGTCCGCCGACGGCAGCGCCGCTGCCTCGCGAGAAGCAGGAAATTGCGCGACCTTGACCGGTAGCGGCGGGACCGCACACAAGAATTCCGCAAGTCCCCGGAGCTAATCTCTGCCCGACTGCAATCAATGCCATTTCAAGAATGGAAATGGTGCGGATACTGCGGCACGCGAATCGCGTCCGCGAACTTCGGTGCGCACCTGTTTTCTGCCTGCGGAAAGGAGGGTCATCGTGCGACTGGCCCACGCAACAAAGCAAGTCCTGACAGCAACCCTGCTGGCGCGGGGTCGGCCGCACTTGCGGGGTGGGGTGCGGGCGTTGCCCACGCGGAGACGTTTGCGCCGCACCAGTGGTGTCCGGGTAACCCCAAGCAGCCGCCCTACATTGTGAACCAGTTCATCGACTGGGACTGGGGCGTTTGCCACACCTGGTATCCGACCAACTACGGGATGGGCAACGTCACCTCGCAGGGCAGCCCGATCTCGATCTGGGACGGTGACAATCCGCCGATCGAGGCGATCACCAGAAGGGAATGCCCGCCGATCAGCTTCATGTGCCCCTAGTCCGGGAGACGGATTACCCCACCAATTCCGCGATTTCCATCACCTTCGGCGGTGCCTGATCCACCTGACGCATCAATTTCCCAGCCGACTAAAGTCGCCTCCGTTTCGATGGTGAAGGAACCCTGTGATGGAGGTTCGTCACAATTTGGAGAGATAATCGGCGGGGCATTGCACGTGCCCCTAGGCCGGCTCCGCCGCGGCGGCAGTGACGGCCTCGGGCGGCGGCGGTTGCGCCCAGCGAGGGGGAATCCGGCATCGTGCGCGGAGCGCGGGCGAAAATGCGCCGACGGTCATAGCGCCCGGCAATTCCCTTGTGCCGGAACCAAATCAGCATGCCCTGGGCCCGCGCCGCGGATTACGACCAACACGAGAATGCACGTAACGACTGAAAGATTTCTGCGACACACTGTGTTCATAGGGCCGACCTGTTCCTGCCGGGCATTCGAACGACTACGGTCGGGGAATGGCGTCAGACAACAAAAGCACTGCCGACTACATCCGCGACGCGCTTGACGGGCGTTGGCGCGACGTGAAGAACGAGACGCGGGCCAAGCTCTCGCATGAGGCTTTCCGTCCGCACCACACCCCAAACACGGTCATCGCGCGCGCCAAGGTCGCCGAGCAGATGCAGATGATGGCGGCCGCCGGCGTTTCGGACGAAGGGTTCCGCAAGGAGCACGGCGGCACCGGCGACGTCGGTGCGGCGGTCACCATGATCGAGATGCTGGCGATGTCTGACCTTTCGCTGATGGTCAAGGCCGGCGTGCAGTGGGGCCTGTTCGGCGGTGCCGTCGAGAATCTGGGCACCGAGCGCCATGCCTCCTACGTCAGGGACATCATCACCCTGGATCTGCTCGGGTGTTTCGCGATGACCGAGACCGGGCACGGCAGCGACGTCCAGTCGCTGGAGACCACGGCCACCTATGACGTCGAGACCGAAGAGTTCGTCGTCAACTCCCCCACCCCGACCTCGCGCAAGGACTACATCGGCGGCGCGGCCGAAACCGCAACCATCGCAGCGGTTTTCGCCCAACTCATCACGCATCAGGACGGCAAGCCGGTCAACCACGGCGTGCACTGCGTCCTGGTCCCAATCCGCGACGCCGACGGCAACGACCTGCCCGGCGTGACCACCTCGGACTGTCACTACAAGGGCGGCCTGCCCGGTGTCGACAACGGCCGCATCATGTTCGACAACGTCCGCGTGCCGCGGGTCAACTTGCTGAACAAGTACGGCGAGGTCGAACCGGACGGCACCTACACCTCGCCGATCGACAACGCCAACCGGCGCTTCTTCACGATGATCGGCACGCTGATCCGAGGCCGGGTCACCGTCGGTGGCAGCGCCGGCAACGCGGCCCACGTCGCGCTGGACATCGCGACCCGTTATGCGTTGCAGCGCAGGCAGTTCAGCGCGCCCGGAGACGACGACCACGAAGTGCTCATCATGGACTACCTGGTGCACCAGCGGCGGCTGTTCCCGTTGATCGCCAAGTCGTACGCGCTGCAGTTCGCTCAGAACGAACTGGTGTCCAAGTGTCACGACCTGCAGACCTCCGACGTAGTGGACGCCGAGGAGCAGCGGGAGCTGGAGGCGCGTGCCGCCGGGCTGAAGGCGGCCAACACCTGGCATGCGTCCCAGGCCATCCAGGAGGCCCGCGAAGCCTGCGGCGGCGCCGGTTACATGGCCGAGAACCGGCTGATCGCGCTGCGGGCCGACACCGACGTGTTCACCACCTTCGAAGGTGACAACCACGTGCTGACCCAGCTGGTGGCCAAGGAACTGCTGACCGCCTACGCCGACGACATCAAGAGCATGAGCCCGGTCGAGTGGGTGCGTTTCGCGGCCAACACCGTGGGCGACCGGGTGAAGAAACGCACTGCGGCCGAAGCGATCATGCAGCGCATCGTCGACTCGCGGCAGGACAACGAGGAGGAAGGCAGCCTGTTCAACCGCGGCACCCAGGTGCAGATGTTCGAAGACCGCGAGGAATATCTGTTGTCCTCGGTGGCACGCCGGCTGCAGGGCAAGTCCAAGGAGATGTCGGCCTTCGACGCGTTCAACGCGGTGCAGGATCACGTGCTGCACGCGGCGAAAGCGCACATCGACACTGTGGTGCTGGAAGCCTTTGTCGCCGGGATCGAGTCATGCCGGGACCGCGAGGCACGCGAGCTGCTGGGCGTGGTGTGCGACCTGTACGCGTTGACGGTCATCGAAGAGGACAAGGCCTGGTTCATCGAGCACCGGTACCTGTCGACCGAGCGCGCCAAAGCCGTCACCCGGGGCATCAACGACCGGTGCCGGGTGCTGCGCCCGCACGCCAGGACGCTGGTCGACGGGTTCGGCATTCCGGCGCCGCTGCGCTACGCCGAGATGCTGCACCCGGAGAATCTGCCCGACTAAGCCTTGCCCACAACGAGTTCCGCCGACGGCACCACCGGGGTGACAGCTCTGCGGGCGTAAGCCTGCCAGGTGAGCGCGGCGGCAGCGGCATAGCAGCACATGAAGATCCAGAATGCCTCGGTCCCGGCCCCGGTGCTCTGATACGACGCCCGCAGCGCGAGGTTGATGCCGACCCCGCCGAGTGCGCCGATGGAGGCGACAAACCCGATGACCACGCCGGAAATGATCCGCGACCATTCCCGCCGATCGGCCTCGCCGACGTCGAGCGTGCGGCTGCACGCCTCGAAGATCGTCGGGATCATCTTGTAGACGGATCCGTTGCCCAACCCG
It contains:
- the ddaH gene encoding dimethylargininase, with the translated sequence MTDNYVEARLVPGLRHATRAERTPTARHYVMTPPAFFAVEYAINPWMDPTAAVDLGRANAQWERLRQTYIRLGHRVDVVEPVTGLPDMVYAANGGFIAQDIAVVARFRFAERAEESRAYASWMSSVGYRPVSTRHVNEGQGDLLLIGDMVLAGYGFRTDQRAHAEIAAALRMPVVSLELVDPRFYHLDTALAVLDERTIAYYPPAFSESAQTQLRALFADAIVVGTADAYLFGLNAVSDGRHVVLPAAATGFAHQLRTADFEPIGVDLSELLKGGGSVKCCTLEVHS
- a CDS encoding Lrp/AsnC family transcriptional regulator — translated: MDRLDEMDERILVELAEHARATFAEIGQKVNLSAPAVKRRVDRMLDSGVIRGFTAVVDHNALGWNTEAYVQVFCHGRIAPEKLREAWVDIPEVVSAATVTGTSDAILHVLARDMRHLEAALERIRSSADIERSESIVVLSNLIDRMRP
- a CDS encoding energy-coupling factor transporter transmembrane protein EcfT; this encodes MTTTSHPRQRENRKPGRPVVLLVPIPGSSPIHDLWAGTKLLVVFGISVLLAFYPGWVTIGCAAALVLAAIWTAHIPRGALPSIPRWLWIVIGIGGFTAALAGGDPLVSVAGLEVGLGGLLNFLRITALTLVLLALGGLVSYTTNVAEIGPAVATLGRPLRLLRLPIDEWAVALALALRAFPMLIDEFQVLYAARRLRPKPAPRNRKERRQQRRLEVIDLLAATITVTLRRADEMGDAITARGGTGQLSAHPRRPKLSDWVALTIAVLVCGAGVAIQTILTAR
- a CDS encoding ATP-binding cassette domain-containing protein; this translates as MAALCAVTAIISVVVPFAAGLALLGTVPTGLLAYRYRLRVLITATIAAGVIAFLIAGGGGLMGVIQSAYIGGLTGIIKRRGRGTPTVVVSSVIAGLVFGAGNVGILMVLTRLRHLMRDAISANVNGLASFFGRVGLQDAGFWLKKVYAGALHYWQLVLLGSVAVGVVFISLIGWWALSRLLERMRGIPDVHKLDAPIGDVADATVGPVPVRLDHVRFRYPGAGQDALREISLDIGAAEHVAITGANGSGKTTLMLILAGREPTSGTVQRPGAVGLGKLGGTAVVLQHPESQVLGTRVADDVVWGLPPGTKTDVDTLLREVGLEDLAERDTGSLSGGELQRLALAAALAREPAMLIADEVTTMVDQQGREGLLNVLSGLTKRHRTALVHITHYNNEAQSADRTIKLSDSPDNSGMVQPAGDAQMPTVGVGGTRSGSTLELVGVGHEYGVGTPWAKTALRDINFQVEQGDGVLIHGGNGSGKSTLAWIMAGLTTPTSGVCLLDGRPTDEQVGAVALSFQAARLQLMRSRVDLEVASAAGFSHRDHERVIAALGVVGLDPALAGRSIDKLSGGQMRRVVLAGLLACQPKALILDEPLAGLDAESQSGLLRLLEDLRRERGLTVVVISHDLVGMESLCPRTLHLRDGVLETASTSGMRPGGVS
- a CDS encoding MarR family winged helix-turn-helix transcriptional regulator — its product is MTSSAAAKDAGVAHGLGADLLAVVARLNRLATQRIQMPLPSAQARLLATIEAQGEARIGDLAAVDHCSQPTMTTQVRRLEDAGLVSRTIDPGDARAVRIKITPKGVHTLNAVRRDRAAAIEPQLARLDAADRQVLTDAVEVLRRLLENAANAPGRHTL
- a CDS encoding ABC transporter permease, coding for MTAIPDVSPLTVWVGSVRYVFAPGRDVIVGHGGHCDVRLDPDGPGLDGEPVPDVVLRFAGTHWLAVDQSHRGLFLDGMRMSTIDIRDGQTIAIGDPQRGPRLSFQVTAPDDAPPPTTDPMGVRTPVPPPVPAPPDIPDEPATTSIPAQPAELPAEPATTSIPAQPAEFPAEPATTGIPAEPADEPATTSIPAPPTEFPAEPATTGIPAQPADEPATTSIPAQPAAGYGPVEPSPLERPTRPFRYVPADAPPVLPPPHDAPAKLPGLVERMTEAGRRMLPGGDDNPLDELPPQTSRLPLLPGARTIGVAGHQLGLTVDGHELLSNVTFTAPPGSLIAVVGPTAARNFALTGLLAGTRRLTSGLLTVDGHDVHAEPDVQRLRIGAVARDNRVHPRLTVERALEYAAALRLPPDASPENRDRVVHQVLDELELTPHRTTRVAKLPPEARRCVSLAVELVTRPSLLVVEGPGAGLDPVQEKHVMALLRRQADLGCVVVVAGTSPVYLNMCDQVLLLTPAGQLAFAGPPSHIDSALGTTDWFEIFGRISADPHGAHHAFLMRQQSSVSPTPPSVARPQRLAPVPGFGQQFRLLVRRQLRLLSSSPVYSLFLLALPFVLGALTLLIPGNSGLTRPGPSSANAHEAIEILAALNFAAVLMGTTVTIGSLVSERRIFRREQRIGLSASPYLLAKLAVFGVVAAAQAAVLTAIVIVGKGGPKHGAALLGTSPLAAGIELYVSVAATAIVSAIVGLALSSLGKSIAEVVPLLIPALLASLLFAGGLASLGGTWGYDQVSWFIPAQWGFAAAAATVDLRRIDKLADHNAMWSHYSGWWVFDMLMLGVLGAVWLGIVRYRLRPPTAAPLPREKQEIARP
- a CDS encoding acyl-CoA dehydrogenase: MASDNKSTADYIRDALDGRWRDVKNETRAKLSHEAFRPHHTPNTVIARAKVAEQMQMMAAAGVSDEGFRKEHGGTGDVGAAVTMIEMLAMSDLSLMVKAGVQWGLFGGAVENLGTERHASYVRDIITLDLLGCFAMTETGHGSDVQSLETTATYDVETEEFVVNSPTPTSRKDYIGGAAETATIAAVFAQLITHQDGKPVNHGVHCVLVPIRDADGNDLPGVTTSDCHYKGGLPGVDNGRIMFDNVRVPRVNLLNKYGEVEPDGTYTSPIDNANRRFFTMIGTLIRGRVTVGGSAGNAAHVALDIATRYALQRRQFSAPGDDDHEVLIMDYLVHQRRLFPLIAKSYALQFAQNELVSKCHDLQTSDVVDAEEQRELEARAAGLKAANTWHASQAIQEAREACGGAGYMAENRLIALRADTDVFTTFEGDNHVLTQLVAKELLTAYADDIKSMSPVEWVRFAANTVGDRVKKRTAAEAIMQRIVDSRQDNEEEGSLFNRGTQVQMFEDREEYLLSSVARRLQGKSKEMSAFDAFNAVQDHVLHAAKAHIDTVVLEAFVAGIESCRDREARELLGVVCDLYALTVIEEDKAWFIEHRYLSTERAKAVTRGINDRCRVLRPHARTLVDGFGIPAPLRYAEMLHPENLPD